Proteins from a genomic interval of Scatophagus argus isolate fScaArg1 chromosome 6, fScaArg1.pri, whole genome shotgun sequence:
- the si:ch211-247n2.1 gene encoding calcium-activated potassium channel subunit beta-2 isoform X2, giving the protein MLGDNCSDSLTIDFCSTPPSEIGWVTHSDSNGGLQFPHSSHTMFLWAGSKATDGRSDRRSIYQKIREYEVLDKRKTVTALRAGEDRAILLGLSMVFVSVMMYFVLGITILRSYSDSVWTDEASCTIVNSTIVWHVNCSYSCGAECWKSSRYPCLQVYVSLNSSGKVIRLLHNEETQDSNPECFYIPKCRKDYATTHAIVQNISERLRSQHTIQCFVDPTDRMDSAILTQIYGQVAVFHSLFWPTCTLIGGAIIIALVKLTQYLSVMSERINRIKR; this is encoded by the exons GTGGGTCACCCACTCTGACAGCAACGGTGGACTACAATTTCCTCATTCCTCACATACAATGTTCCTGTGGGCAGGAAGTAAAGCAACAGATGGTAGAAGTGACCGCAG ATCCATCTACCAGAAGATTCGCGAATATGAAGTTCTGGACAAGAGGAAGACAGTGACAGCTCTGAGGGCAGGGGAGGACAGAGCCATACTGCTGGGTCTCAGCATggtctttgtctctgtcatgATGTATTTTGTCCTGGGAATCACCATACTGCGCTCTTACTCTGACAG CGTATGGACGGATGAGGCTAGCTGCACTATTGTAAACTCCACCATCGTGTGGCATGTAAACTGTTCATACAGCTGTGGAGCAGAGTGCTGGAAAAGTTCCCGTTATCCCTGTCTCCAGGTCTACGTCAGTCTCAACTCCTCAGGAAAGGTGATACGACTGTTGCACAACGAGGAGACACAGGACAGCAACCCTGAG TGCTTCTACATCCCAAAATGCCGTAAGGATTATGCAACCACACATGCAATTGTTCAGAACATTTCTGAGCGTCTTAGGTCCCAGCACacaattcagtgttttgtggaCCCGACAGATAGAATGGACAGTGCCATCCTGACGCAGATCTACGGCCAGGTCGCCGTCTTCCACTCCCTGTTCTGGCCAACTTGCACCTTGATTGGAGGAGCCATCATTATCGCCTTGGTGAAGCTAACCCAATACCTATCAGTCATGAGTGAGCGAATAAACCGCATAAAGAGGTGA